In Pelmatolapia mariae isolate MD_Pm_ZW linkage group LG2, Pm_UMD_F_2, whole genome shotgun sequence, one DNA window encodes the following:
- the LOC134637323 gene encoding ankyrin repeat and SOCS box protein 12-like: MVLGRAANMSLMDISKIFSLLQPKEEDEDGEQSQALNNAVSSDDVALLSELLSQEDYRKSINARSGWGVPVTPLRTAAALGHLRCLELLLEHGAEVDSLDVKAQTPLFTAVSGKHLDCVVSLLNAGADPNGSQYNNCSPVLTAAREGDVDILRELLRFGAEVDVKPKVPEWASNATACRGPLYISAVYGHLDCFKLLLLHGANPNYNCTDEKMLARIKQPKTVLEVCLRYGCGVEYIQLLIDFGADVYLPTLIIDKTTKQNEALLLLLKERVCPKSLMSQARLAIRGYLPFANKEPAIDSLDIPLILRNYLKHETSDVM; this comes from the exons ATGGTTCTGGGCCGAGCTGCCAACATGAGTTTGATGGACATTTCTAAGATCTTCTCCCTGCTCCAGCCcaaggaggaggatgaggacgGCGAGCAGAGTCAGGCTCTGAACAACGCCGTGAGCAGCGACGATGTAGCTCTGCTCTCAGAGCTTCTGTCTCAGGAGGATTACAGAAAGTCTATCAATGCTCGAAGTGGGTGGGGGGTCCCCGTAACTCCCTTGCGCACTGCCGCTGCACTGGGACATCTGAGGTGCCTGGAGCTGCTACTGGAACACGGTGCAGAG GTTGACAGCTTGGACGTGAAGGCCCAGACGCCTCTGTTCACAGCTGTCAGTGGGAAACATCTGGACTGTGTAGTTTCACTGCTGAATGCTGGAGCAGATCCCAATGGCAGCCAGTACAACAACTGCTCCCCGGTGCTGACCGCTGCCCGAGAGGGTGACGTCGACATACTCAGAGAGCTGCTTCGGTTTGGAGCTGAGGTAGATGTGAAGCCCAAAGTCCCCGAATGGGCCTCCAATGCCACAGCGTGCAGAGGGCCCCTCTACATCTCAGCTGTGTATGGACACCTGGACTGCTTTAAACTGCTCCTTCTTCACGGTGCAAACCCCAACTACAACTGCACGGATGAGAAAATGTTGGCCAGGATCAAACAGCCGAAGACAGTTTTGGAGGTGTGTCTCCGCTACGGCTGTGGGGTGGAGTACATTCAGCTTCTTATAGACTTTGGAGCAGACGTCTATCTGCCGACACTCATCATTGACAAAACCACTAAGCAGAACGAAGCTCTGCTTCTGCTCCTCAAGGAGAGAG TTTGCCCCAAATCTCTGATGTCACAGGCTCGACTGGCAATCAGAGGATACCTCCCTTTTGCTAACAAGGAGCCTGCAATTGACAGCTTGGACATTCCTCTGATCCTGAGAAATTACTTGAAACATGAAACCTCAGACGTCATgtga